Proteins from a genomic interval of Toxotes jaculatrix isolate fToxJac2 chromosome 5, fToxJac2.pri, whole genome shotgun sequence:
- the polg gene encoding DNA polymerase subunit gamma-1 isoform X3: MLHVLRCPLQRSVISLQWTCLRSLFSTKPHSLQGEDSTESRLNPLNIQMLSKNLHKQIFRGLEPEYREEDVERSIRHLQKHQLWGKETSLLSDVELKLPQMYGENIDEHFRMLAQKQSLPYLEAATALLQAKLPPMPQEWKWEVGWTRYGPNGESQKVDFPEESALVFDVEVCITEGQCPTLAVALSPTNWYSWCSKRLIEERYSWSNQLTLSDLIPLETSINSAYAPKGRWKNRLIVGHNVSFDRSYIKEQYLLKGSKVRFMDTMSLHMAISGLTGFQRTLWMASKLGKKRGLQEVKEHIKKAGQKRDGPVIGSWDWVNISSINNLADVHALYVGGPPLQKEARETFVKGSMMDVRNNFQELMQYCAMDVQATHQVFTEQLPLFMERCPHPVTFAGMLEMGVSYLPVNQNWGRYLEDSQDIYEELQREMKKSLMILADDACQLLQDDRYKEDPWLWDLEWDVQEFKQKKVAASKKKQSKKEVEKEVATPLPVWEEDPGPPSEEEMAGPCPSRLAVEKLKETVDRLPKRRQHLPGHPGWYRKLCEKMSADDSWSPGASLISLQMRLTPKLMGLTWDGFPLHYTEKHGWGYLVPGRKDNLNSQEENTGPVCPHRAIESVYREYCEQNSKERPEYLDSSHSDDLVLMDSAVWEKVEELSSLESLTEENGVRMMRSGERKRNAQSQDSHQVPEESQCHYHHGNGPYNDVDIPGCWFFKLPHKDGNHYNVGSPFSKDFLAKMEDGTLRAGRSGTNATRALEINKMISFWRNAHKRISSQMVLLLRKGELPHAVNRNKEFDEEGQYGAILPQVITAGTVTRRAVEPTWLTASNARRDRVGSELKAMVQVPPGYHLVGADVDSQELWIAAVLGEAHFAGMHGCTAFGWMTLQGKKSQGTDLHSRTADAVGISREHAKVFNYGRIYGAGQPFAERLLMQFNHRLSQKGAANTACQRRVSGWSRNWISRWRGRKMEPSPCRSCGRSVSWPQSALGGRSGTLSANVCGLQVLNQTCSTSWRASRIQPSLPLLF; the protein is encoded by the exons ATGCTGCATGTGCTGCGCTGTCCTCTGCAGAggtctgtcatctctctacaATGGACGTGCCTACGCTCCCTGTTCTCCACCAAGCCTCACTCCCTTCAGGGCGAGGACTCCACAGAGTCCCGCCTGAATCCTCTCAACATTCAGATGCTGTCAAAGAACCTCCATAAGCAGATCTTTCGAGGGCTGGAACCAGAATACAGAGAGGAAGATGTGGAGCGCAGCATTAGGCATTTGCAGAAACACCAGCTGTGGGGGAAGGAAACTTCACTGTTGTCTGATGTGGAGCTGAAACTTCCCCAAATGTATGGCGAAAATATTGATGAGCACTTTCGTATGTTGGCCCAGAAACAATCTCTTCCCTACCTTGAGGCTGCCACCGCACTGCTGCAGGCCAAACTCCCTCCCATGCCACAGGAATGGAAATGGGAGGTTGGCTGGACTCGCTATGGGCCCAATGGGGAGAGTCAGAAGGTGGATTTCCCAGAGGAGTCAGCATTAGTGTTTGATGTGGAGGTGTGCATAACGGAAGGACAGTGTCCTACACTGGCTGTTGCTTTGTCTCCCACTAACTG GTATTCCTGGTGCAGTAAGCGTCTGATTGAAGAGCGGTACTCCTGGTCAAACCAGTTGACCCTCTCTGACCTCATACCACTTGAGACATCTATCAACTCTGCCTACGCTCCTAAGGGCCGGTGGAAAAACAGGCTCATAGTGGGGCATAATGTTAGTTTTGATCGATCTTACATTAAGGAACAATATTTACTAAAG GGTTCAAAGGTACGCTTCATGGACACCATGAGCCTTCACATGGCCATCTCGGGATTGACTGGGTTCCAGCGCACACTGTGGATGGCCAGTAAGCTGGGCAAGAAGAGGGGTCTGCAGGAGGTCAAGGAGCACATTAAGAAAGCAGGACAGAAAAGGGATGGCccagtg ATCGGCTCCTGGGACTGGGTGAATATCAGCAGCATAAATAACCTTGCTGATGTCCATGCACTGTATGTGGGAGGACCGCCCTTGCAGAAAGAGGCCAGAGAGACCTTTGTGAAGGGCAGCATGATGGATGTCAGGAACAACTTCCAG GAGTTAATGCAGTATTGCGCCATGGATGTTCAAGCCACCCATCAAGTCTTCACCGAACAGCTGCCCCTCTTCATGGAGAG GTGTCCTCATCCAGTGACGTTTGCAGGCATGCTGGAGATGGGCGTGAGCTACCTTCCCGTCAATCAAAACTGGGGTCGGTACCTGGAAGACTCTCAAGACATTTACGAAGAGCtccagagagagatgaagaagtCTCTGATGATTCTAGCAGACGATGCctgccagctgctgcaggatgaCAG ATACAAAGAAGACCCCTGGCTTTGGGATCTTGAGTGGGATGTGCAGGAGTTCAAGCAAAAGAAAGTAGCAGCCAGCAAGAAGAAACAGTCAAAAAAGGAAGTTGAAAAAGAAGTTGCTACTCCTCTCCCAGTCTGGGAAGAAG ATCCAGGTCCACCATCTGAAGAGGAGATGGCGGGTCCTTGCCCCAGCAGGCTGGCTGTGGAGAAGCTGAAGGAAACAGTGGATCGACTTCCCAAAAGGAGGCAACACCTGCCTGGACATCCAGG GTGGTATCGTAAGCTGTGTGAGAAGATGTCTGCGGACGACAGCTGGTCACCTGGCGCCAGCCTGATCAGCCTACAGATGAGACTGACGCCTAAGCTGATGGGCCTTACGTGGGATGGTTTCCCCCTGCActacacagagaaacatgggTGGGGCTACCTGGTTCCTGGTCGCAAGGATAACCTGAATTCGCAAGAGGAAAACACTGGGCCTGTGTGCCCACACAG AGCTATCGAGAGTGTTTACAGAGAGTACTGTGAGCAGAACAGCAAAGAGCGGCCTGAATATCTGGACTCGAGCCATTCAGATGACCTCGTGTTGATGGACAGTGCAGTGTGGGAAAAG GTGGAGGAGTTAAGTTCCTTGGAAAGTTTGACCGAGGAAAATGGAGTCAGAATGATGAGAagtggggagaggaagagaaacgcG CAATCCCAAGATTCACATCAGGTCCCAGAGGAGAGTCAGTGCCATTATCACCATGGAAACGGGCCCTACAATGATGTAGATATCCCAGGGTGCTGGTTTTTCAAATTACCTCACAAG gatGGTAACCACTACAATGTTGGCAGTCCTTTTTCAAAGGACTTTCTGGCCAAGATGGAGGATGGTACTCTTAGGGCCGGACGGAGCGGAACCAACGCTACACGAGCTCTGGAGATCAACAAAATGATATCCTTCTGGAGGAATGCACATAAACGTATAAG CTCTCAGATGGTGCTGTTGCTGCGAAAAGGAGAGCTTCCTCATGCTGTCAACAG AAACAAAGAGTTTGATGAAGAGGGTCAGTATGGTGCCATATTACCTCAGGTCATCACGGCTGGAACGGTAACACGTCGGGCTGTGGAGCCAACGTGGCTGACTGCCAGTAATGCACGG CGGGATCGGGTTGGCAGTGAGCTGAAGGCCATGGTGCAGGTGCCACCTGGGTACCACCTGGTTGGCGCAGATGTAGACTCTCAGGAGTTGTGGATTGCTGCTGTGCTCGGAGAAGCTCATTTTGCTGGCATGCACG GTTGCACAGCGTTTGGCTGGATGACACTTCAGGGAAAGAAGAGTCAGGGCACTGACCTGCACAGCCGCACCGCTGATGCCGTGGGTATCAGCAGAGAGCACGCAAAGGTGTTCAACTACGGACGCATCTACGGCGCAGGGCAGCCCTTTGCCGAGAGGCTGCTGATGCAGTTCAACCACCGCCTCAGTCAGAAAGGAGCTGCCA ATACAGCCTGTCAGAGGAGGGTGAGTGGCTGGTCAAGGAACTGGATATcgaggtggagagggaggaaaatggAACCATCTCCCTGCAGGAGTTGCGGAAGATCAGTAAGCTGGCCTCAAAGTG CTCTCGGAGGAAGAAGTGGGACATTGTCGGCAAACGTCTGTGGACTGCAGGTACTGAATCAGACATGTTCAACAAGCTGGAGAGCATCGCGCATTCAGCCCAGCCTGCCACTCCTGTTCTAG
- the polg gene encoding DNA polymerase subunit gamma-1 isoform X2 gives MLHVLRCPLQRSVISLQWTCLRSLFSTKPHSLQGEDSTESRLNPLNIQMLSKNLHKQIFRGLEPEYREEDVERSIRHLQKHQLWGKETSLLSDVELKLPQMYGENIDEHFRMLAQKQSLPYLEAATALLQAKLPPMPQEWKWEVGWTRYGPNGESQKVDFPEESALVFDVEVCITEGQCPTLAVALSPTNWYSWCSKRLIEERYSWSNQLTLSDLIPLETSINSAYAPKGRWKNRLIVGHNVSFDRSYIKEQYLLKGSKVRFMDTMSLHMAISGLTGFQRTLWMASKLGKKRGLQEVKEHIKKAGQKRDGPVIGSWDWVNISSINNLADVHALYVGGPPLQKEARETFVKGSMMDVRNNFQELMQYCAMDVQATHQVFTEQLPLFMERCPHPVTFAGMLEMGVSYLPVNQNWGRYLEDSQDIYEELQREMKKSLMILADDACQLLQDDRYKEDPWLWDLEWDVQEFKQKKVAASKKKQSKKEVEKEVATPLPVWEEDPGPPSEEEMAGPCPSRLAVEKLKETVDRLPKRRQHLPGHPGWYRKLCEKMSADDSWSPGASLISLQMRLTPKLMGLTWDGFPLHYTEKHGWGYLVPGRKDNLNSQEENTGPVCPHRAIESVYREYCEQNSKERPEYLDSSHSDDLVLMDSAVWEKVEELSSLESLTEENGVRMMRSGERKRNAQSQDSHQVPEESQCHYHHGNGPYNDVDIPGCWFFKLPHKDGNHYNVGSPFSKDFLAKMEDGTLRAGRSGTNATRALEINKMISFWRNAHKRISSQMVLLLRKGELPHAVNRNKEFDEEGQYGAILPQVITAGTVTRRAVEPTWLTASNARRDRVGSELKAMVQVPPGYHLVGADVDSQELWIAAVLGEAHFAGMHGCTAFGWMTLQGKKSQGTDLHSRTADAVGISREHAKVFNYGRIYGAGQPFAERLLMQFNHRLSQKGAASKARQMYALTKGLRRYSLSEEGEWLVKELDIEVEREENGTISLQELRKITLGGRSGTLSANVCGLQVLNQTCSTSWRASRIQPSLPLLF, from the exons ATGCTGCATGTGCTGCGCTGTCCTCTGCAGAggtctgtcatctctctacaATGGACGTGCCTACGCTCCCTGTTCTCCACCAAGCCTCACTCCCTTCAGGGCGAGGACTCCACAGAGTCCCGCCTGAATCCTCTCAACATTCAGATGCTGTCAAAGAACCTCCATAAGCAGATCTTTCGAGGGCTGGAACCAGAATACAGAGAGGAAGATGTGGAGCGCAGCATTAGGCATTTGCAGAAACACCAGCTGTGGGGGAAGGAAACTTCACTGTTGTCTGATGTGGAGCTGAAACTTCCCCAAATGTATGGCGAAAATATTGATGAGCACTTTCGTATGTTGGCCCAGAAACAATCTCTTCCCTACCTTGAGGCTGCCACCGCACTGCTGCAGGCCAAACTCCCTCCCATGCCACAGGAATGGAAATGGGAGGTTGGCTGGACTCGCTATGGGCCCAATGGGGAGAGTCAGAAGGTGGATTTCCCAGAGGAGTCAGCATTAGTGTTTGATGTGGAGGTGTGCATAACGGAAGGACAGTGTCCTACACTGGCTGTTGCTTTGTCTCCCACTAACTG GTATTCCTGGTGCAGTAAGCGTCTGATTGAAGAGCGGTACTCCTGGTCAAACCAGTTGACCCTCTCTGACCTCATACCACTTGAGACATCTATCAACTCTGCCTACGCTCCTAAGGGCCGGTGGAAAAACAGGCTCATAGTGGGGCATAATGTTAGTTTTGATCGATCTTACATTAAGGAACAATATTTACTAAAG GGTTCAAAGGTACGCTTCATGGACACCATGAGCCTTCACATGGCCATCTCGGGATTGACTGGGTTCCAGCGCACACTGTGGATGGCCAGTAAGCTGGGCAAGAAGAGGGGTCTGCAGGAGGTCAAGGAGCACATTAAGAAAGCAGGACAGAAAAGGGATGGCccagtg ATCGGCTCCTGGGACTGGGTGAATATCAGCAGCATAAATAACCTTGCTGATGTCCATGCACTGTATGTGGGAGGACCGCCCTTGCAGAAAGAGGCCAGAGAGACCTTTGTGAAGGGCAGCATGATGGATGTCAGGAACAACTTCCAG GAGTTAATGCAGTATTGCGCCATGGATGTTCAAGCCACCCATCAAGTCTTCACCGAACAGCTGCCCCTCTTCATGGAGAG GTGTCCTCATCCAGTGACGTTTGCAGGCATGCTGGAGATGGGCGTGAGCTACCTTCCCGTCAATCAAAACTGGGGTCGGTACCTGGAAGACTCTCAAGACATTTACGAAGAGCtccagagagagatgaagaagtCTCTGATGATTCTAGCAGACGATGCctgccagctgctgcaggatgaCAG ATACAAAGAAGACCCCTGGCTTTGGGATCTTGAGTGGGATGTGCAGGAGTTCAAGCAAAAGAAAGTAGCAGCCAGCAAGAAGAAACAGTCAAAAAAGGAAGTTGAAAAAGAAGTTGCTACTCCTCTCCCAGTCTGGGAAGAAG ATCCAGGTCCACCATCTGAAGAGGAGATGGCGGGTCCTTGCCCCAGCAGGCTGGCTGTGGAGAAGCTGAAGGAAACAGTGGATCGACTTCCCAAAAGGAGGCAACACCTGCCTGGACATCCAGG GTGGTATCGTAAGCTGTGTGAGAAGATGTCTGCGGACGACAGCTGGTCACCTGGCGCCAGCCTGATCAGCCTACAGATGAGACTGACGCCTAAGCTGATGGGCCTTACGTGGGATGGTTTCCCCCTGCActacacagagaaacatgggTGGGGCTACCTGGTTCCTGGTCGCAAGGATAACCTGAATTCGCAAGAGGAAAACACTGGGCCTGTGTGCCCACACAG AGCTATCGAGAGTGTTTACAGAGAGTACTGTGAGCAGAACAGCAAAGAGCGGCCTGAATATCTGGACTCGAGCCATTCAGATGACCTCGTGTTGATGGACAGTGCAGTGTGGGAAAAG GTGGAGGAGTTAAGTTCCTTGGAAAGTTTGACCGAGGAAAATGGAGTCAGAATGATGAGAagtggggagaggaagagaaacgcG CAATCCCAAGATTCACATCAGGTCCCAGAGGAGAGTCAGTGCCATTATCACCATGGAAACGGGCCCTACAATGATGTAGATATCCCAGGGTGCTGGTTTTTCAAATTACCTCACAAG gatGGTAACCACTACAATGTTGGCAGTCCTTTTTCAAAGGACTTTCTGGCCAAGATGGAGGATGGTACTCTTAGGGCCGGACGGAGCGGAACCAACGCTACACGAGCTCTGGAGATCAACAAAATGATATCCTTCTGGAGGAATGCACATAAACGTATAAG CTCTCAGATGGTGCTGTTGCTGCGAAAAGGAGAGCTTCCTCATGCTGTCAACAG AAACAAAGAGTTTGATGAAGAGGGTCAGTATGGTGCCATATTACCTCAGGTCATCACGGCTGGAACGGTAACACGTCGGGCTGTGGAGCCAACGTGGCTGACTGCCAGTAATGCACGG CGGGATCGGGTTGGCAGTGAGCTGAAGGCCATGGTGCAGGTGCCACCTGGGTACCACCTGGTTGGCGCAGATGTAGACTCTCAGGAGTTGTGGATTGCTGCTGTGCTCGGAGAAGCTCATTTTGCTGGCATGCACG GTTGCACAGCGTTTGGCTGGATGACACTTCAGGGAAAGAAGAGTCAGGGCACTGACCTGCACAGCCGCACCGCTGATGCCGTGGGTATCAGCAGAGAGCACGCAAAGGTGTTCAACTACGGACGCATCTACGGCGCAGGGCAGCCCTTTGCCGAGAGGCTGCTGATGCAGTTCAACCACCGCCTCAGTCAGAAAGGAGCTGCCAGTAAGGCCAGGCAGATGTATGCCTTAACAAAGGGTTTACGCAG ATACAGCCTGTCAGAGGAGGGTGAGTGGCTGGTCAAGGAACTGGATATcgaggtggagagggaggaaaatggAACCATCTCCCTGCAGGAGTTGCGGAAGATCA CTCTCGGAGGAAGAAGTGGGACATTGTCGGCAAACGTCTGTGGACTGCAGGTACTGAATCAGACATGTTCAACAAGCTGGAGAGCATCGCGCATTCAGCCCAGCCTGCCACTCCTGTTCTAG
- the polg gene encoding DNA polymerase subunit gamma-1 isoform X1, with translation MLHVLRCPLQRSVISLQWTCLRSLFSTKPHSLQGEDSTESRLNPLNIQMLSKNLHKQIFRGLEPEYREEDVERSIRHLQKHQLWGKETSLLSDVELKLPQMYGENIDEHFRMLAQKQSLPYLEAATALLQAKLPPMPQEWKWEVGWTRYGPNGESQKVDFPEESALVFDVEVCITEGQCPTLAVALSPTNWYSWCSKRLIEERYSWSNQLTLSDLIPLETSINSAYAPKGRWKNRLIVGHNVSFDRSYIKEQYLLKGSKVRFMDTMSLHMAISGLTGFQRTLWMASKLGKKRGLQEVKEHIKKAGQKRDGPVIGSWDWVNISSINNLADVHALYVGGPPLQKEARETFVKGSMMDVRNNFQELMQYCAMDVQATHQVFTEQLPLFMERCPHPVTFAGMLEMGVSYLPVNQNWGRYLEDSQDIYEELQREMKKSLMILADDACQLLQDDRYKEDPWLWDLEWDVQEFKQKKVAASKKKQSKKEVEKEVATPLPVWEEDPGPPSEEEMAGPCPSRLAVEKLKETVDRLPKRRQHLPGHPGWYRKLCEKMSADDSWSPGASLISLQMRLTPKLMGLTWDGFPLHYTEKHGWGYLVPGRKDNLNSQEENTGPVCPHRAIESVYREYCEQNSKERPEYLDSSHSDDLVLMDSAVWEKVEELSSLESLTEENGVRMMRSGERKRNAQSQDSHQVPEESQCHYHHGNGPYNDVDIPGCWFFKLPHKDGNHYNVGSPFSKDFLAKMEDGTLRAGRSGTNATRALEINKMISFWRNAHKRISSQMVLLLRKGELPHAVNRNKEFDEEGQYGAILPQVITAGTVTRRAVEPTWLTASNARRDRVGSELKAMVQVPPGYHLVGADVDSQELWIAAVLGEAHFAGMHGCTAFGWMTLQGKKSQGTDLHSRTADAVGISREHAKVFNYGRIYGAGQPFAERLLMQFNHRLSQKGAASKARQMYALTKGLRRYSLSEEGEWLVKELDIEVEREENGTISLQELRKISKLASKCSRRKKWDIVGKRLWTAGTESDMFNKLESIAHSAQPATPVLGCRISRALEPKAVKDEFITSRVNWVVQSSAVDYLHLMLVAMKWLFEEYNIDGRFCISIHDEVRYLVRSEDRYRAALALQITNLLTRSAFAHALGMQDLPQSVAFFSAVDIDLCLRKEVTMDCVTPSNPTGLERRYGLPPGEALDIYQIINITKGTLNKER, from the exons ATGCTGCATGTGCTGCGCTGTCCTCTGCAGAggtctgtcatctctctacaATGGACGTGCCTACGCTCCCTGTTCTCCACCAAGCCTCACTCCCTTCAGGGCGAGGACTCCACAGAGTCCCGCCTGAATCCTCTCAACATTCAGATGCTGTCAAAGAACCTCCATAAGCAGATCTTTCGAGGGCTGGAACCAGAATACAGAGAGGAAGATGTGGAGCGCAGCATTAGGCATTTGCAGAAACACCAGCTGTGGGGGAAGGAAACTTCACTGTTGTCTGATGTGGAGCTGAAACTTCCCCAAATGTATGGCGAAAATATTGATGAGCACTTTCGTATGTTGGCCCAGAAACAATCTCTTCCCTACCTTGAGGCTGCCACCGCACTGCTGCAGGCCAAACTCCCTCCCATGCCACAGGAATGGAAATGGGAGGTTGGCTGGACTCGCTATGGGCCCAATGGGGAGAGTCAGAAGGTGGATTTCCCAGAGGAGTCAGCATTAGTGTTTGATGTGGAGGTGTGCATAACGGAAGGACAGTGTCCTACACTGGCTGTTGCTTTGTCTCCCACTAACTG GTATTCCTGGTGCAGTAAGCGTCTGATTGAAGAGCGGTACTCCTGGTCAAACCAGTTGACCCTCTCTGACCTCATACCACTTGAGACATCTATCAACTCTGCCTACGCTCCTAAGGGCCGGTGGAAAAACAGGCTCATAGTGGGGCATAATGTTAGTTTTGATCGATCTTACATTAAGGAACAATATTTACTAAAG GGTTCAAAGGTACGCTTCATGGACACCATGAGCCTTCACATGGCCATCTCGGGATTGACTGGGTTCCAGCGCACACTGTGGATGGCCAGTAAGCTGGGCAAGAAGAGGGGTCTGCAGGAGGTCAAGGAGCACATTAAGAAAGCAGGACAGAAAAGGGATGGCccagtg ATCGGCTCCTGGGACTGGGTGAATATCAGCAGCATAAATAACCTTGCTGATGTCCATGCACTGTATGTGGGAGGACCGCCCTTGCAGAAAGAGGCCAGAGAGACCTTTGTGAAGGGCAGCATGATGGATGTCAGGAACAACTTCCAG GAGTTAATGCAGTATTGCGCCATGGATGTTCAAGCCACCCATCAAGTCTTCACCGAACAGCTGCCCCTCTTCATGGAGAG GTGTCCTCATCCAGTGACGTTTGCAGGCATGCTGGAGATGGGCGTGAGCTACCTTCCCGTCAATCAAAACTGGGGTCGGTACCTGGAAGACTCTCAAGACATTTACGAAGAGCtccagagagagatgaagaagtCTCTGATGATTCTAGCAGACGATGCctgccagctgctgcaggatgaCAG ATACAAAGAAGACCCCTGGCTTTGGGATCTTGAGTGGGATGTGCAGGAGTTCAAGCAAAAGAAAGTAGCAGCCAGCAAGAAGAAACAGTCAAAAAAGGAAGTTGAAAAAGAAGTTGCTACTCCTCTCCCAGTCTGGGAAGAAG ATCCAGGTCCACCATCTGAAGAGGAGATGGCGGGTCCTTGCCCCAGCAGGCTGGCTGTGGAGAAGCTGAAGGAAACAGTGGATCGACTTCCCAAAAGGAGGCAACACCTGCCTGGACATCCAGG GTGGTATCGTAAGCTGTGTGAGAAGATGTCTGCGGACGACAGCTGGTCACCTGGCGCCAGCCTGATCAGCCTACAGATGAGACTGACGCCTAAGCTGATGGGCCTTACGTGGGATGGTTTCCCCCTGCActacacagagaaacatgggTGGGGCTACCTGGTTCCTGGTCGCAAGGATAACCTGAATTCGCAAGAGGAAAACACTGGGCCTGTGTGCCCACACAG AGCTATCGAGAGTGTTTACAGAGAGTACTGTGAGCAGAACAGCAAAGAGCGGCCTGAATATCTGGACTCGAGCCATTCAGATGACCTCGTGTTGATGGACAGTGCAGTGTGGGAAAAG GTGGAGGAGTTAAGTTCCTTGGAAAGTTTGACCGAGGAAAATGGAGTCAGAATGATGAGAagtggggagaggaagagaaacgcG CAATCCCAAGATTCACATCAGGTCCCAGAGGAGAGTCAGTGCCATTATCACCATGGAAACGGGCCCTACAATGATGTAGATATCCCAGGGTGCTGGTTTTTCAAATTACCTCACAAG gatGGTAACCACTACAATGTTGGCAGTCCTTTTTCAAAGGACTTTCTGGCCAAGATGGAGGATGGTACTCTTAGGGCCGGACGGAGCGGAACCAACGCTACACGAGCTCTGGAGATCAACAAAATGATATCCTTCTGGAGGAATGCACATAAACGTATAAG CTCTCAGATGGTGCTGTTGCTGCGAAAAGGAGAGCTTCCTCATGCTGTCAACAG AAACAAAGAGTTTGATGAAGAGGGTCAGTATGGTGCCATATTACCTCAGGTCATCACGGCTGGAACGGTAACACGTCGGGCTGTGGAGCCAACGTGGCTGACTGCCAGTAATGCACGG CGGGATCGGGTTGGCAGTGAGCTGAAGGCCATGGTGCAGGTGCCACCTGGGTACCACCTGGTTGGCGCAGATGTAGACTCTCAGGAGTTGTGGATTGCTGCTGTGCTCGGAGAAGCTCATTTTGCTGGCATGCACG GTTGCACAGCGTTTGGCTGGATGACACTTCAGGGAAAGAAGAGTCAGGGCACTGACCTGCACAGCCGCACCGCTGATGCCGTGGGTATCAGCAGAGAGCACGCAAAGGTGTTCAACTACGGACGCATCTACGGCGCAGGGCAGCCCTTTGCCGAGAGGCTGCTGATGCAGTTCAACCACCGCCTCAGTCAGAAAGGAGCTGCCAGTAAGGCCAGGCAGATGTATGCCTTAACAAAGGGTTTACGCAG ATACAGCCTGTCAGAGGAGGGTGAGTGGCTGGTCAAGGAACTGGATATcgaggtggagagggaggaaaatggAACCATCTCCCTGCAGGAGTTGCGGAAGATCAGTAAGCTGGCCTCAAAGTG CTCTCGGAGGAAGAAGTGGGACATTGTCGGCAAACGTCTGTGGACTGCAGGTACTGAATCAGACATGTTCAACAAGCTGGAGAGCATCGCGCATTCAGCCCAGCCTGCCACTCCTGTTCTAGGCTGCAGGATCAGCAGAGCACTGGAGCCCAAAGCAGTTAAGGATGAG TTTATCACCAGCAGAGTGAACTGGGTGGTCCAGAGCTCAGCAGTGGACTACCTGCACCTGATGCTGGTGGCCATGAAGTGGCTCTTTGAGGAGTACAACATAGATGGCCGTTTCTGCATCAGCATCCACGATGAGGTGCGGTACCTCGTCCGCAGTGAAGACCGTTACCGGGCAGCGCTGGCACTTCAGATCACAAACCTGCTTACGAG GAGTGCGTTCGCCCATGCGTTAGGCATGCAGGACCTTCCCCAGTCTGTGGCTTTCTTCAGTGCCGTTGACATTGACCTGTGTCTGAGGAAGGAGGTCACCATGGACTGCGTGACCCCCTCTAACCCCACAGGTCTGGAGCGAAGATACGGCCTACCACCTG GTGAAGCCTTGGACATCTACCAAATCATCAACATCACTAAAGGCACTCTGAACAAAGAAAGATAG
- the LOC121182238 gene encoding Golgi apparatus membrane protein TVP23 homolog A-like — MADDTEDVALDFAADEQERARRSAVLRHPLASFFHLFFRVVAIVVYLLCDWISKNFAPCFVLIITLLSFDFWSVKNVTGRLLVGLRWWNQIDEDGRSLWVFEAKKASRGNNTGTEAEERIFWLGLIICPLIWTFFFFTSLFSLKIKWLSLVVASISLQLANLYGYLRCKAVGQDGQPPDSRSFMGQHLLQRPDIIYGIL, encoded by the exons ATGGCGGATGACACGGAGGATGTTGCGCTGGACTTTGCAGCTGACGAGCAGGAGAGGGCGCGGAGAAGCGCAGTCTTAAG ACACCCCTTGGCATCCTTCTTCCACCTGTTCTTCCGAGTGGTTGCCATTGTTGTCTATTTGCTCTGTGACTGGATCAGCAAGAACTTTGCACCCTGTTTTGTCCTGATCATCACTCTGCTTTCTTTTGACTTTTGGTCTGTCAAG AATGTGACTGGCAGGCTGTTGGTGGGGCTGCGTTGGTGGAATCAGATTGATGAAGATGGAAGGAGCCTCTGGGtgtttgaggccaaaaaa gccTCCCGGGGCAATAACACTGGGACAGAAGCTGAGGAGAGGATATTTTGGCTGGGTCTAATTATCTGTCCTCTCATTTggacattcttcttcttcacctctctGTTCTCCCTGAAGATTAAATGGCTG TCTCTTGTGGTCGCTAGTATTTCCCTCCAACTGGCTAACCTCTATGGTTATCTACGATGCAAAGCGGTGGGACAAGATGGCCAGCCTCCAGACTCCCGCTCTTTCATGGGACAGCACCTCCTGCAGCGT CCAGACATCATCTATGGAATACTGTGA